The following proteins are co-located in the Rheinheimera salexigens genome:
- a CDS encoding type 2 periplasmic-binding domain-containing protein yields MRFIGLILLLLLFSLPLSATTILVHSSVPLESLTQAQLRSIFTMRQTQWPDGSPIKVFTLPDSDPLHQHFSRKLLHLFPYQLNMIWDRLSFSGTGTRPKLVDDELMMLQQLRMTPGSIGYGSRAVKDQSVKELRIEY; encoded by the coding sequence ATGCGGTTTATAGGCTTAATTTTATTATTATTATTATTTTCGTTGCCATTGTCTGCTACGACAATATTGGTACATAGCTCTGTGCCTTTAGAATCACTTACGCAAGCGCAATTACGCAGCATTTTTACAATGCGGCAAACGCAATGGCCTGATGGCTCACCGATTAAAGTGTTTACTTTACCTGACTCCGATCCCCTGCATCAGCATTTTAGCCGTAAATTATTACACTTATTCCCTTATCAACTGAATATGATATGGGACCGATTAAGTTTTTCCGGTACTGGTACTCGACCCAAATTAGTAGATGATGAGTTAATGATGTTGCAGCAACTTAGAATGACCCCAGGCAGTATTGGTTACGGTAGTCGCGCTGTTAAGGACCAAAGCGTCAAGGAGCTTCGCATTGAATACTAA